The genomic window ttatttttatttttatttttattatgattaaaattattaatattaaaaataatattatttgtgttataattatttttattataattaaaagtctGGACGCGTCCACGCCCAATCCGAAGTTGGGTCTGGACACAGCCATGCCCAACCCCAAATTAGGGCTTGACACGTCAACGCTTAACCCCAAGTTGGGTTTGACGCGTCCACTCCCATCCCCAAGTTGGGCGTGGACGCTTCCACGCCCAAACCCCAAGTTGGGGCTGGACGTGTCCATGCCCAACCCCAAGTTAGGAAGCGTCCACGCCCACCCCCAAGTTGGGCTAGACGCGTCCGCGCTCAATCACATGTGTGTTACTATAATAatgtgtgttataaatattattttttctcttataattcaaagtatttatataaaaaatattattatttgtattataactcaaaatattaatataaaaaatattattatttatgttgtaATCATCCTAATTACAAGGCATTGTACTTTTAATTTACTCACTctatctcattaaaaaaaaaaaaaaccaatataaataGTGATGTGACCactcaaaaataaaagtctTAGATCCACCATGGGTGCTGACAGTCAGTTAAATTACAACTATTCCCTTGTTGACCTTGTAGTCTTAAGGTATAATTTCGTCTCCATGTAAGAACAGAATACACATTCATATTGCGGGGAAGAGGAATTCCTGAACCAAAATAGTGGCTTTCTTGATCTTGCGTAATCAAGAAATGATTTACTAGCAAAACTGGATATATTAGGTATTGCTCTTCAGTCAATTCTGTCGTGCCATGCCTAATAATTTAtggtttagttttttcagtttctaaGAATCCGAAACCAAactgaattaatttttcttttagtttctaatcaagattatataataaaaagaactcaaaaaaattgtttaattatttcacacaagtttttttgaatattttaaataatttgattgacTTGCTTGCTACTTGTTGCCTTGGCATGGTATCTTTTTTTAGTTGGAAACATGTATTTTTCATTTGGAAAAAGATCACTCCGATAGGGAATTTAACAGTAAAGGTCTGTAATGGttaaatttagaaaacaaaacgtAAAAGAAGATATACCTGTAAATGGCTGGAGACAATGAAGCCACCCTTTTTGCCACCAGACATATCAAACCGAAGCTTCTCTTCCGGTGGCAAAGCAAAAAACTCTTTAGCAAGAGTTGTCATTTCAGACACCAGCTTAGCATCAACCCCATGATCAACAATTTGAAAAACTCCCCATTCCTCACATGCCTCCACGATCTTGTTGCATATTTCAGCTCTCttttcaccaccatcatcaatcCCAGCTATTGAAATGACAGGGATTTCATTGCTGAATTGGTTATATGCCACTTTCGGACGTTCATCTTCGTCCCGAACAAAGCTTGCTTGGAGGGTTTTCTCTTCTGCCAGAGCTGTGAGGGTAGAAGGGCCCATCGTTTTCGGCTTGATTTTGGTTCGAAGACTTGAGTGCTTGAAGTGGTTGTGTTTTTCTCCGAGCtcttataaaagcaaaaaatcgGGATGCAATGCCGGTATTTGACTACCCTGGTTAGAGAGTGCCTATGTTGCGTGTGTATATAACTACATATAATAGGGGATGCTGGTATGTGCAACTACCTCTCCTAGGTCCTTAGCTTGTGAGGGAGCGAGGTTGTTCATAGTtaccaaacttttaatttttcgtTTTCTTTAGCGTGTGGTAGTTAATTTTTCGTTTTCAAGATTAAGTACTTATTACTGCCTACACACGGATAGGAAaacttttcatatataattaacttaGAGTAATAAAATTTGGGTTTGCATAgccatgacaaaaaaaaaaaaaaaagaagaaagagcaaAAGATATAGCAAATGGATTTGCTTGAATGAAAATGAATGTCTGGGAGTgtggtaatgattgttttttaaaatatttttttttccaaaaatacatcaaaattatatatatatatatattttttaaaaaattagttttttaaacacaaaataataatacaataatgaaggtataatttttatttatgtatttggaTTTTATTCCGTTTCTTTTTAAACTATATAGACTTACATAATAAACTTTTTCCGTAAAATAGAAAACCTCACTCCGACAGTCAAGATTAAGGAAGAGCCATGGAGCATTGAACATGGTTGGTTGGGGTATTTTGATTATAATCGGAGCAATAGTTGCTTGCTATTTCCATACTTGTATTCGATCATTAGGATTTTTACTAGGTATAATTGGTTTCGATTGTGTTTGGTTACGTGGTAGCTTCCATGTTTAGGTGCCACCacaattttaatgtatttggttagATGCAAACCACATATTTTGTTTCATGGGACCCATAAAAACCTGCGTTGCAACCGCAGGCGTAGCAAAAGCAACTGTGGCTTGCTTTTGCTGTGGCCGCTGTTGAGAAAACATTGCTAAAAGTTTATTTGTTTCTCCAAAATCCAAATTAGCCCTCGTCTCATCTATCTTTCCATGTCCACTGTGCTTCCCTCTGATGAAGATTAAATGTAGACAATGTATTGATGGAATGAGTATATTATTTTCCCACACAGATTACAAATAATTGAGAGCTGTATATATACATAGaattagaaaaactattttaggAAAGCTAGCTATAATTGTGGCTGTGAAGATTGTAACCGTTGTGAGCCTTGATTCTGGGCTAGTCTTCTGTGATTTGATTTGAGGTACAATCTGTGGAATGATCTGAGGCAGGATACATGGAATGATCCTTAATACGCCTCCGCAAGATAGGGCTGCCATCAGCAAGGCCAATCTTGGTTATGAGTCGTTCAGTTTGTTGGGTGGACAGGGGCTTGGTGAGGAGGTCAGCAAGCTGATCGTGGCTGTGTACATGATGAACCTTTAGCATGCCTTTCTGAGCCATATCCCGGACAAAGTGTAGGTCGATTGAATGTGCTTCATCCGAGAGTGTTGAATGGGATTGAGACTGAGTTGGGTATCACCCAGGTTGTCACAAAGCAATATTGGAGGCGAAGTGAGAGATAGGCCGAGTTCCTGAAATAGGGACAATAGCCAGATGGTTTCAGAGGCTGTATTTGCAAGGGCTCTATATTCCGCTTCGGTGGATGATCTTGCAACAACCCGCTATTTGTTTTAGCTCCAGGATATTAGGTTGGAGCCAAGAAAGCAAATACAGGCAGATGTTGAGCTGCGATCATCATAGTTGCCGGCCCAATCAGCATCTGTGTAAGTCATGAGGTTCGAGCGTGAATTTTTTCGAATGTGGATACCATGATAAATGGTATGCTTCAAATAGCGTAGAAGTCTCTTTGCCTCTGTCCAGTGTGTAGCAGTGGGTTTATGCATGAATTGTGACAGTTTGTTAACCACAAATGATATGTCAGGACGTGTAAGAGAGAGGTACTAAAAGCCACCAATGACACGCCTGAATTACAATCTTAGTTACGAATcgtaaacaaaataataatacaatattgaaggtataatttttatttatgtattttcgGCAAAAATAGAAAACCTCACTCCCACAGTCAAGATTAAGGAAGAGCTATGGAGCATTGAACATGGTTGGCTGGGGTATTTTGATTATAAACGGAGCAATAGTTGCTCGTTATTTCAGGGAATGGGATCATATGTGGTTCTATGTCCATACTTGTATTCGATTTTTACTAGGTATAACTGGTTTCATCTGCGGACTTGTCCTTGAAAATCGTCTTGGTGCTGATGTGTTTACCCACAAGGGTCTTGGGGTCTTCCTTGTTCTTGGATGCCTTCAGGTCAGGAAAATCTCAGCACATAATTACTGGATCGATCATATAATTCAATTGATATGAATTGTTAAATTCCAAATTTATACCTTTTATTTGTTAGCAAAggaaaaatctctctctctctctgattgTGACCTGTATTTTAGTATTCTAGCATGTTGGCCCACGCTCCACAGCgggtcaataacaatttttttttaaatgtaaaataaataaagagtatAGAGAATCTTTTAAGTGTCTTGGGTCTGACGGCCAAACAAGACCCAATGTTGATGGTTCCTACTTGGGGCAAAACCCAACGCTGATGGGTCTAAGTGCCAGCAGGACACATTGTTATTGGGTGTTGCTGAGGCCGGACCCAAAGCTATCGGGTCATGCTGGGCAGCTGGACCCAAAGCTATTGGGTGTTGCTTAGGACAAGACCCAACACTATTGGGTCCTGCTATCAGGTTCGACTGCGTAGCCAGACCCAATATCTTTGGGTGTGGCTGGGGAGCCAGACCTAATATCATTGGATCTGGCGGAAGAGGTAGACCCAGTAAACTTGGGTCTGGTTGTGGAGCCAGAATGGGTTCGACTAAGGCCAGGCCCAAAGCTATTGGGTCTTGCTATGCAGCTGGACCCAAAGCTATTTTGGGTCGTGTTGAGGGCATgacccaacactattggatCTTGCTGGGCAGCCGAAACCAAAGCTATGGGGTCCTGCTTGACAGCTAGATCCAAAGCTATTGGGTCTTGCTGGAGGCAGAACCCAACTCTAATAGGTTCCGTTAGGGGCAAGACCAACTTTGATAGGTCCATGAGTTTGGTTGCGGAGCCACACCTAATAGCAGGACCCAACACTGATGGGTCCTGTTAGGCAACCCGGACCTAAAGCTATTTTGGGTCCTGCTGTGGGCAGGATCCAAAGCTATAAGGTCCTGCTGGGCAGCTGAACCTAAAGCTATTGGGTACTGCTAGGAGTAGGACCCATCGCTATTAGAACCTTTTGGAAGCAATTTGGGTGTGGATTTTAAGCCAAACCCAACAGCTTTTGAcacaaaaaaacagaaaagacaacgcctcctaacaataattttttgactAAACACAACAAAGACAACGCCCCCCCACAGGTGCTACAGTGTCGTCCACAGTGCAAACACTTTATGGTTACAATGTTGTCTATATTGCAATGAGTTTGTATCCACAGtaaatatacaatatttttgtgACGCGTTTTAATatagtatataatatattaGGTGATGGCATTTTTGGGTCGACTAGATAACTCGTTAAAAGTAAGAAAGTATTGGAATTGGTATCGCAATAGTATGGGGAGgattttgattatatttgtAGTAGCAAATGTCTTTTATGGAATCCATTTAGTTGAAAAGGGACGTGAATGGAATGGAGGCTACGGAGTTGTTCTTGCTATCTTGTTTGTAATTGCTCTTATTTTAGAGGTAAGAATGTGGAtgagaaaattaatttcttacacGGATAGGAAAATGAATGAATGCATATGTTAGTTTTAAgaatttgaaaatgcattataaatattattttagagagatgatcaattttttttaaaaaaaaagatatagaagaaaaatggaaattACTGAGAAAATAAAGTATatcatctttcctttttttttctggccTCAATAACCCTATTTCTTTAATAAAGACAAATATATTTCCATAAAAACTTTATCAATATTGGATCACTtgtaaaagagaaattaaacaTATACTCTCATAGCCACCAtcaaacccaatattaaatttgttgattGCACAGTAAGGAGAGGCTGAAGGACTGGTAATTCTAGGTTTGAACAAGTGGAATActacaaaacaagtttttttttatgggatttggAAATTCTTTGATGcctaaatttgtttaatttggagATAGAATTCTTATAAGACTGTGTCTGTATTTTCTTGTTGCAGAGATAAActagaggaagaagatgaaatcCTTTATTTTAGAGTTGAAAATTACTTATATAACCGTGAATCCATGTACATAGATATGTTTATACAAGGATAAGTGATTAATATACTTGTCACTTATATATTTGCATTACTTAGAAAGAATGGTCTAAATTGACAATAGGCATTgcaaaaatcatctttttttttaattaacgtgggtgttcggaccagcttgcgtgcacctcgactaatctcacgagccctgaagttaatgaccatgtaagtttccagTAACCCTTGGgggattcgaactcgtgattaTTGAGGAGCAAACCTAAAACCTGACCAATTGAGCTACCCCTCAAGATTGCAAAAATCATCTTTCTAATTCTTGGGTTACGTGAGCTGTGTATTATTAATGACGATAATTGAACTAATTTCTAAGATGACAAGTGTCTAAAATGATGCGTTTTATTTAATACACTTGCATGTTGGTCCTTTAATTAGAGGAAATTAGATGTAATTTTGACTAACATCATCCCATTCAACATGACACCAGATAATTGCATGTGGCACCTCCTTTTTAAGCTTGATTTCCTTGATCCAGTAGAATGTACTCCTCAAATTATAGACTATTGGGCCTCAAGCCTAGAGGCTGGATCCTTGGTCATAACCCATTCCTATCAATGCGTCTTTGAGCTAAAATTCAGTGCTATCAGTTGCCACCAAATTATTGTGGGACTAGAAGGTTCAGAAGGACTGCTGCAAGAACTCCTGTCATCCCTTGTCtcatagtagaaaaaaatatagataaacaactaaaactaaaaagaaaagaaaatcagaagGATGCCATCCAAACTCTCATTTTCAATATATCCAGCACAACGAACCCATGGCTAAAAATGAGATCAAGAGCAGGAAGGTTACTGTGTATATTAATTCTTCTATAATCTCGACATATCAGAATctatctatattaataattatccTATCAATTATTTACAGAGCAATCATGATATGAATCCAGAGAATTGGAATCAAACTCTCTAATCTGTGTTGGAATCAAACTCTATAAAACTCTGCAATATGTGTTGCAGTAGAAATTCATCTTGGCCgctttccttcaatattttttccttatttaaaaacactattgTTGCTTGAGCATCTCTCATTCacgttaactttttttttatattaaaatcagcCTGCATTGCAGCGTGAGTTACCGATCTAATGCTGTCTAGGAGGCGGCTGAAATCTCATTTTACTAGTTTCGTGCACATTCTGTGAGGATGTTTTGAGAGACTGCTTATTGTCCTAGGCCTCGGGCCTTCTTAGTGTATATTATTGGACCTAATTTTCTCTATGTTGGAATGTCTGGCCCTCTTCTTATCCAAGTAAAATTGGATTTCGTCCTCTCTGTTTTGGGTTCTGTGGCTACTTCTCATTCAAATAAGCCATAGATTTCATGAAAtacaataaaagaagaaaaaaatagaatggtgCGTTAAGATTTAAAGCTGCTTCAAATTGCAAGAGCAGTAACTTAGAGATATCGTTTCTTTGGCTCTTATTTTTGCTGCATGAATTGTGCTATGGGCAGCTGGTTAGCATAGGACTGAAGCCTGCATCTTTCCGATAGATTCACTGTTAAAGTTGGGGAATACTAATATTCTCTTTTGGTTCATCCTCAATGGGAATAGACTTGTGAATTTAAAATGTCCGTCTGACATTTTATTGAATGAAGAATGTAAAAGGACTATTTTCATAATTCCATGATACAGCTAAAAGCTCTGAAAGATATTTTAGAACAAAAGAACCCTGGCCCTGGGCAACAAATTAAAGACTTCCAAGGTGGcggagaaattattttttaactataagaAGCAAGGTTTACTCTTAGATAACCCACAGACTCAACACATTTTCACCATCAAACTAAACAGACACCAATGACAGACAGAGTAAAAGACGGCCAGCACATAAACACTTGACAACAATGACATATTCAAGCAAGGATTTCCTCAATGGGCTTAGTTTCTAATTTGGCTGTCTCCATATCTCTCAGCAGCTGCTCCTTAGCCAACTTCTTTTTCTTGGCTATCTCAATGTCCTTGCTCATCTTCCTCCTATACATCTCAGCAAATGTTATTGGCTCGTCTAGCACCgacttctctccctctctaatCTTGAGAGGGTACACTGTAGCATCTGGTGCTGGGTTCTGGAATGTGGCTATGGACAACCTGCTAGAGTTTGAGTTCACCACAGCTTGGTGGTCTGCGTTCCTGAATCTTCCATTGCTAAGATACTGCCTCACAAACATACCATTTAGTTTTAGTACAATTAATTACGGGTAGTAGTGCTGGTATTTAACCCAGCTCAACATTCACGTCAATTTCATTAACAagaaatattttagtttcataCTCACATGACCATGGTCTCCGAGATTGACCACAAAAGCACCTTCAACAGGTTGAACGGTGATCCAAGTCTTTCCGTTATCTCTAGTGGCCTGAAGACCACCAACGGTGTCCTGGAGCAAGAGGGTGATGGTGCCGGGATCAGTATGGCGTTTGAGTCCAAGTGTAAGGTCTGGTTGTGGACATTTTGGATAGAAATTGACCACCACCTTTTGGTCCATGTCAACACAAGCCTTAGTTAAGGCCTCTGTTTCTAATCCCATAGCCTCTGATAAGACCCCAAGAAGCTTGCAAGCAAGTTCCATTAGCTTCTTACTGTATTCCTCGGTCACTGCTTTCCATGCCTCTGGCTTGTCAGGCCACCTTGAATAGTCTCTGGTGCGAATTGGGTACGAGAAGAAGGTCACTATTTCACGCCAGTCTTGAACTGCCTCTCCCTGTTTTATAAGATAATAAATCAggatattgatttaatattagTACTGTCTACTATCTTCAAAGCATCAAGTACTTGATGATATTGATTCCTAAAGTGAGGCATTGTACTTTTAATTCACTCACTCTAtctcattaagaaaaaaaaaaccaaaaataaaagtcTTAGCTCCACCATGGGTGCTGACAGTCAGTTAAATTACAACTATTCCCTTGTTGACCTTGTAGTCTTAAGGTATAATTTCGTCTCCATGTAAGAACAGAATACACATTCATATTGCGGGGAAGAGGAATTTCTGAACCAAAATAGTGGCTTTCTTGATCTTGCGTAATCAAGAAATGATTTACTAGCAAAACTGGATATATTAGGTATTGCTCTTCAGTCAATTCTGTCGTGCCATGCCTAATAATTCAtggtttagttttttcagtttctaaGAATCCGAAACCAAactgaattaatttttcttgtagtttCTAATCaagattatataataaaaagaactcaaaaaaattgtttaattatttcacacaagtttttatgaatattttaaataatttgattgatttgctTGCTAGCCAGCCGGGCACCAACTACTTGTTGCCGAGGCATGGTATATTTTTTGAGTTGGAAACATGTATTTTTCATTTGGAAAAAGATCACTCCGATAGGGAATTTAACAGTAAAGGTCTGTAATTGttaaatttagaaaacaaaacgtAAAAGAAGATATACCTGTAAATGGCTGGAGACAATGAAGCCACCCTTTTTGCCACCGGACATATCAAACCGAAGCTTCTCTTCCGGTGGCAAAGCAAAAAACTCTTTAGCAAGAGTTGTCATTTCAGACACCAGCTTAGCATCAACCCCATGATCAACAATTTGAAAAACTCCCCATTCCTCACATGCCTCCACGATCTTGTTGCATATTTCAGCTCTCttttcaccaccatcatcaatcCCAGCTATTGAAATGACAGGGATTTCATTGCTGAATTGGTTATATGCCACTTTCGGACGTTCATCTTCGTCCCGAACAAAGCTTGCTCGGAGGGTTTTCTCTTCTGCCAGAGCTGTGAGGGTAGAAGGGGACATCGTTTTCGGCTTGATTTTAGGTCGAAGACTTGAGTGCTTGAAGTGGTTGTGTTTTTCTCCGAGCtcttataaaagcaaaaaatcgGGATGCAAATACCGGTATTTGACTACCCTGGCTACAGAGTGCCTATGTTGCGTGtgtatttaactaaatataagAGGGGATGCTGGCATGTGCCAACTACCTCTCCTTAGCTCCTTAGCTCGTGAGGGAGCGAGGTTGTTCATAGTtaccaaacttttaatttttcgtTTTCTTTAGAGTGTGGTAGTTAATTTTCGTTTTCAAGATTTGGGTAATTATGAATGAATGATTAAGTAATTATTACTGCCTACACACGGATAGGAAaactttttcatatataattaacttaGAGTAAATAAAATTTGGGTTTGGTTGAATGAATGTTTTGAGATGgtgttaataattgttttttaaaatatatattttttagaaatatattaaaattatatatatattttttaaaaaaaattatttttaaatgcacattaaaacaaactaaaaaaaataaaacatatatttttaagtaaaaaaattcaaatattattaaaattctaGTGCAAACACAACCCGAAACAGAgtcaaagtattatttttttccagctGAATGCTTTGCCACGGATGATTCCTGCAAACGaacttatgaaaaaaagaaaaaaaaacgaaccaAGCGTTGCTAATTACAAACCTAGTTACGaatcttaaacaaaataataatacaataatgaaggtataatttttatttaagtatttttggtAAAATAGAAAACCTCACTCCCACAGTCAAGATTAAGGAAGAGCTATGAAGCATTGAACATGGTTGGCTGGGGTATTTTGATTATAAACGGAGCAATAGTTGCTCGCTATTTCAGGGAATGGGATCATATGTGGTTCTATGTCCACACTTGTATTCGATTTTTACTAGGTATAGTTGGTTTCATCTGCGGACTTGTCGTTGAAGATCGTCTTGGTGCTGATGTGTCTAACCACAAGGGTCTTGGGGTCTTCCTTTTTCTTAGATGCCTTCAGGTCAGGAAAATATCAGGACATAATTATTGGATCGATCATGTAATTCAATTGATATGAGttgttaaatttcaaatttataccTTTTATTTGTTAGCAAAGGAAAAAAGGTTAATTGAATATCATCTCTCTCTGATTGTGACTTGTATTTTAGTATATACTAGCATATTAGCTCGCAGTTCGCAGCGggccaataactttttttttttcaaatgttaaaaaataaaaagtatagagGATTTTTTACGTATCTTGAGTCTGACGACCAAGCAATACACAACACTTATGGGTTCTGCTAGGGGCATAACCCAACGCTGATGGGTCCAGGTGCCAGCAGGACCCATCGCTATTGGGTGTTGATGAGGCCGGTCCCAATGTTATTGGGTTTTGCTGGGCAACTTGACCCAAAGTTATTGGGTGTTGCTCAGGGCAGGACCCAACGCTATTGGGTCTCGCTGCATAGCCAGACCCAATATCTTTGGGTGTG from Populus trichocarpa isolate Nisqually-1 chromosome 5, P.trichocarpa_v4.1, whole genome shotgun sequence includes these protein-coding regions:
- the LOC18099194 gene encoding naringenin,2-oxoglutarate 3-dioxygenase is translated as MSPSTLTALAEEKTLRASFVRDEDERPKVAYNQFSNEIPVISIAGIDDGGEKRAEICNKIVEACEEWGVFQIVDHGVDAKLVSEMTTLAKEFFALPPEEKLRFDMSGGKKGGFIVSSHLQGEAVQDWREIVTFFSYPIRTRDYSRWPDKPEAWKAVTEEYSKKLMELACKLLGVLSEAMGLETEALTKACVDMDQKVVVNFYPKCPQPDLTLGLKRHTDPGTITLLLQDTVGGLQATRDNGKTWITVQPVEGAFVVNLGDHGHYLSNGRFRNADHQAVVNSNSSRLSIATFQNPAPDATVYPLKIREGEKSVLDEPITFAEMYRRKMSKDIEIAKKKKLAKEQLLRDMETAKLETKPIEEILA